A window of Flavobacterium flavigenum contains these coding sequences:
- a CDS encoding LptF/LptG family permease codes for MLTIIDKYILKRYLATFSVMILLFIPIGIVIDVSEKVNKMLENKIPFTQIAIYYYNFTVYFANSLFPIFLFLSVIWFTSKLANNTEIIAILSSGISFTRFLRPYIIGASIVSVFVLLMGFFIVPAASEGFNNFRYTYLKGNGKQLMRGENTNVYRQINDNDFIFVNSFNEETKTAFNFSLEHFEKDKLTYKITASRITWDPKKKTYVLYDYTKRTVGELNDVIEKNPEKPVKFKFELADLTPVVYIAETLSLGDLIDFIDKERKRGSANINTYLVVLYKKYSVPVSAFILTIIAVAVSSMKRRGGMGINLAIGIAIAFSFVFFDKIFGTLAEKSTFSPFLAVWFPNIVFGALAIYLLRNAKR; via the coding sequence ATGCTGACAATAATAGATAAGTATATTTTAAAAAGATATTTAGCCACTTTTTCGGTGATGATTCTTTTATTTATTCCCATCGGAATTGTAATTGATGTTTCTGAAAAGGTGAATAAAATGCTGGAAAACAAAATTCCTTTTACGCAAATTGCCATTTACTATTATAACTTTACTGTTTATTTTGCGAATTCGCTGTTTCCTATATTTTTATTTTTATCGGTAATCTGGTTTACTTCAAAACTTGCAAATAATACGGAGATTATTGCTATTTTAAGTTCGGGAATTTCATTTACGCGTTTTTTGCGTCCTTATATTATTGGTGCTTCTATCGTTTCGGTTTTTGTACTTTTAATGGGATTTTTTATAGTCCCTGCTGCCAGTGAAGGTTTTAATAATTTTAGGTATACGTACTTAAAGGGAAATGGCAAACAGTTAATGCGTGGTGAAAATACCAATGTTTACAGGCAGATTAATGATAACGATTTTATTTTTGTAAATAGTTTTAATGAAGAAACTAAAACAGCTTTTAATTTTTCATTGGAGCATTTTGAAAAAGATAAACTTACTTATAAAATTACTGCCAGCCGAATTACCTGGGATCCTAAAAAGAAGACTTATGTTTTGTATGATTATACCAAAAGAACGGTCGGGGAACTCAACGATGTAATCGAGAAAAACCCTGAAAAACCGGTAAAGTTCAAGTTTGAGCTGGCTGATTTAACACCGGTTGTTTATATCGCAGAAACGCTTTCTCTAGGCGATTTAATTGATTTTATTGATAAGGAACGCAAAAGAGGTTCAGCAAATATAAATACTTATTTGGTCGTATTATATAAGAAATACAGTGTGCCGGTTTCTGCTTTCATTCTAACTATTATTGCAGTGGCGGTTTCGTCTATGAAGCGTCGTGGCGGAATGGGAATTAATCTGGCCATAGGAATTGCAATTGCTTTTTCATTCGTATTTTTTGATAAAATATTTGGTACT